Part of the Bacteroidales bacterium genome is shown below.
CAACCAGGTATCCTGTTATCTCGATCATCTCCATCCTGTCTTTGAGGGCAGGACTAATAGTTGCTAGGTTATTTGCAGTTGCTATGAACAGAACTTTCGACAGATCGTATTCCATTTCAAGAAAATTGTCGAAAAATGTACTGTTTTGCTCAGGATCAAGCACTTCGAGAAGAGCTGATGACGGATCGCCCCTGAAATCCTGTCCTACCTTATCAATTTCATCCAGGATAAAAACAGGGTTTGAAGAACCTGCTCTTTTAATGTTTTGAATAATTCGTCCGGGCATTGCCCCGATATATGTTTTTCTGTGCCCCCTGATCTCAGCCTCATCGTGCAGACCGCCTAATGACATTCTGACATACTTTCTGTCGAGGGCTTTGGCTACAGATCTGCCGAGTGATGTTTTTCCAACTCCCGGAGGTCCATAAAGACACAATATCGGTGATTTTAGATCGCCTTTAAGTTTTAATACTGCCAAATGTTCAAGGATCCTCTCTTTCACCTCATCGAGTCCAAAATGGTCTTCATCGAGAACCTTTCGTGCATTTTTGAGATCGAGGTTATCCTGGGAATATAAGTTCCAGGGAAGATCGAGAAGAGTCTGAATATAGTTTACCTGCACAGAGTATTCAGCAGCTGCAGGATTCAGACGATGAAGCTTATCGAGTTCTTTATCGAATACCTTTCTGACATCCTCATTCCAGCTTTTGCCTTCAGCTTTCTTCCTGTATTCCTCTATCTCTTTTTCAACCGGGTTACCTCCAAGCTCATTCTGAATAGTCTTCATCTGCTGATGCAGAAGGAACTCCCGCTGCTGCTGGTCGAGATCGCTCTTTACCTTTGACTGCAGCTCATTTTTAAGTTCAAGCACCTGTATCTCCTGAACAAGAAATTCGAGAAGCATGAAACCCCTGTCGCGCAAACTGGTCATTTCGAGCAGCTTCTGCTTATCCTGAACTTTAATATCTGTATTTGAGCAGATGAAGTTAATAAGGTAAGTGTTGTTCTCGATGTTCTTTATAGCAAAGGAAGCTTCAGGACTAATATTGGGATTAATCTTTATAATCTTAAGTGACAGATCTTTAAGCGAACCGACGATTGCATCAAAATCCTTACTGATAATGTCAGGTTTTACTTCGGGGATAGTTTTTACCCTGGCAATAAAATAGGGATCATCAGAGACAAGCTCGTGCAAAACCATCCTTTTTCTGCCCTGAATTATGGCAGTTGTTGATCCGTCGGGCATCTCCAGAAGCTTGACTATCTGTCCGATAGTTCCCACTGTGTGAAGGTCCTTGAATTCCGGATTTTCGGTATCCGGATCTTTCTGAGCAACGGTACCAACAATTTTATCGTTACGATAGGCATCCTTTATAAGCTGGATGGAGCGGGGCCGGCCAATGGAAATAGGAAGAACCACTCCGGGAAACAATACAGTATTCCTGAGAGAGAGTATCGGAATTGTTTCCGGAACCTCAACATCCTCCAGTTCACCATCATCGCCATCGGCAATAATAGGAATTATATCTCCTTCACCATCAAGTATATCCGGCAACAATATTTCACCAACTGACTTCCTGAATTTTCTTTCCATGTATCCCTAGACTCCTTACCTTACTATAAATTAAGTTAAACGTTTTCTTTTCAACTGTGCCCCGTTCTACCTCACCCTAAATCCCTCTCCCGGGGGAGAGGGACTTAAGTTCCTGCAATTATGTCAAAATTACATATAATTTTTACAACTGTCCTGAATAAGGGCATTGCAATGATTGTGCCACAGAAAATTTATGCAAAAAAAAAGGACATGCTGTGGCATGTCCCCGGAAATATCTTCTGATAATTATTTCTTTTTACCCAGACTGTCTTTGTAACGGGTGTTGAATTTATCAACCCTACCAGCTGTATCCACAAGTTTCATTTTACCTGTATAGAATGGGTGGGAGGTATTTGAAATTTCAAGTTTAAGGAGAGGATACTCGTTTCCATCTTCCCATTTAATGTTCTCTTTAGAAGGTGCAGTTGACTTAGTCAGGAATGAGATTCCGTTCGACATATCCTGAAATACTACAAACCTGTAATTGCTTGGATGAATACCAGTTTTCATTGTTCTATATTTTTTTGTCCTTTAAAACCCGTGTAAAATTCCCTCGTATTAGGGCTTGCAAAATTAATTAACATTATTCAAAATACAAAAATAAATATGAAATTATTGCTTATTATGTTGAATATCCAAATTAAGTCCCTGATTTTCAGACATCTCCTCCTTATATCTTTTAAAAGGAAGGTCTTTATTAATGAAATATCTGTACGTAATATGTGTTTTAGCCTTTTTTGCTCCCAGTGCTTCGTAGATTGCTATCATTTTGGGATTATAATCTCCAACCCATGACAGCTCCAGCTCTTTGAACCATGGTTTCTTCTTAAATTCACCGTAGAGCTGCAAAAAAATTGCTGATTCAACGCCGCTGTTCTGGTATGAAGGATGCACACCTCCTACTATTGCCCTCATACGTGTCATCTTATGAGCAGCCCTGAAATAGAGGAATCTCAGCATATTAAACGGATTGATGCTGCCATTGAAATGTTTCAGAATCTGATTCAGATCGGGAAACAGGATAAAAAATGCAATAGGTCTGTCATTAAAGTATGCAAACCATATGAGATCCTCATCAACAACATATTTTGCCTTTTTCAGCGATTCCTCAAGAAAAGCCGGATCAAGAGGTGTAAAATCTTCCTTAAAGACCGACCATGTGGAATTGTATATTTCAACTATATCATTTACATACTTATCCTTGTTTCTGAATTCAAAATGACGAAAGGAATAGCCCGGGCGTTTTGAAAGCCATTCGGCAATTTTCATTATCCTCTCAGGAAACATCACTATTTCCTTATCTGCATTTCTTATTTCCCTGTGATATGAGTACTGTTCAAAATAGTTTTTGAATCCATACTCCTCAAAAAAAGCACGATAATACTTTTTGTGGTAGGGCATTCCAAAACCCTGCTGCACGAATCCATCAACAAGAAGTCCCCAGTTATTATCGTTCTCACCAAAGTTAACAGGACCATCCATTGCCGCCATTCCGCGTTTTGACAGCCAACCGCGGGCAGTATCAAAAAGTAAAAAAGCGGCATCACGGTTTTCGATCACTTCAAAGTATCCGAGACCACCTGTAGGCTGACTGTTTGCAGCTGATCTGACCCTGTCGATGAAAGCCGCCACCCTGCCGATAACATGTCCATTATCATCTCTTAGTATCCATCTGACAGCCTCACCATGTTTAAATGTAAAGTTCGTTGCCGGATCAAAGACAGATTCAAGTGCAGAATCGAGCTGGCAAACCCAGAAAGGATCTTTCTTATATAACCTTTTGGGGAAATCAATAAATTCTCTTCTGTCGTGTTTTGACAAGACCTCAACTATCTGCATAGCGATTATCGCTTTAATCTGAATAATCCGGTGCAAATATAGCAGAAATTTGAAAAAGACGGAAGACAGAAGACGGAAGACGGAAGACCGAAGACCGAAGACGGAAGAGAGGAGACGGAAGACCGGAGTTGGCTACCTTATGTCGATTATCCTGTGGTCGATAAGGACAAATACGATAGAGATCAGAGCACAATAAATCGCATAAAGTCTGAGTGGAATATATTCTGAAGGCCTGATTTTCATTTTATACCACAGATATCCTACCAGAAAAGCTTTACCTATTATATACACAATTAGTGTTGACAGGGCTACCCCCACAATATTATAACCCCATTTGATCATGAGAAGACTGAGAGGTATATTTATTGCAAGCTCAAGAATTGCAGCTATAAGGGTAATGTGTGTTTTCTTCCTGCCGACAATAATAGTCTGCGGAAATACCAGTCTTGGTATAATCAGCAGGGAATAGATAAGAAAGATATCGGCGCTCTTATGAAATTCAGAGTTGAACATACGCGGGTAGAGCCATCTCGAAAAGATCATCATCATGATGGCTGCAGGAAAGAGTATATGCATCAGGCGCTTCGATTTGGCGCGTATTTTGGCAAGCGACTCTTTCATTCTCTCACGAGTCGAGAACTCCGGAAGCATAGCATTACTCAGTCCGTTTGCAAGCATGAGCACCAGAGGAAACTCTTTGGCACCGTAGCGGAACCATGCAAACATTGCGGGGTCGCGGTACACGGCTGAGACAATTACTCCATCGGTATACTGGGCCGATCCGCTGATCAGAGTTGTAAGAATCAGAGGGGTGGCAAGATAGAGATGCTCCTTCATAAATTCAACAGAAATTCTCATTTCAGTATACCTTCTGAGAAGGATGATCAGCCAGATCCATCTTGCTACAGTGATTAACAGCAGTCCATAAATCGACCATATTATATCCTGTTCGAGTATTAAAGGGATTATTATGAATAACAGCTGGGCTGTAAATGTGTATAGGCCGTACTGGAATATGCGGTAAGCCCTGTTATTAAGGAGGTAGATATATTCAATTATCTGGACAGGGCTGTTAAGCAGAATATAGAGCAGCAGAAGGTTAATATACGGAACGTTACCCGATATATGGAAAACCGAAAAATTATTCTTCAGTGAGTGCCCCAGGATAAAAAACAGGAGGCTGAAAAAACACAACAACAGAAAAGCATTGAAAATCTCAGGTGATTTATCAGTGCCATTATCGCCAATTTTCCTGTAAGTTTTATTCCTGTGGTAGAGCGGAAGAAGTGACTGGATGATTCCTGTAACCCAGAAAAAGGTCATCAGTCCTGCAATGAACATGAACATTTCCCACTTACCTATATCAGCCCGTGTAAGATGGCTTTTTGTAAAGACTATACTAATAATGAGGAAGATAACCGGCTTCATCAACTGATAGAGTTGCAGCCCCGAAATGTTATCTATAAATTTTAATCTTTTCAAAACCTGATTACTGAATATTTGAATCTCCCTCTAAACAGTATATTTCAAAATAAATTGTCCGACGAAGTTCATTTTTTTCGAACCCCGCAAAGATAGTAATTGAGTATAGTATGAGAAAATAAAATATAAATTTTGTGAAATAGAAATTTTGAACTTATTTTGCACTCCTGAAACGGTGGATGTAGTTCAGTCGGTTAGAACGTCGGATTGTGGTTCCGAAGGTCGTGGGTTCGAGCCCCATCTTCCACCCCAAAAATAAATCCCGGGTATCTTAAAAAAGATTCCGGGATTTTTTGTCTGTTTAATCCCCGTGATAGTTAATGTCTCTCAGAATCCCTCTGATTATTTTCCATTAAACTTTTCAAGGTTTAAAATGTTAATCAATCAATATCTAATTAAACCAGAACAAATCTATGTTGGTACTAAAATCCTCTGTAAAAAATCATTCTGAAGAATTTAAGGCTAACTATAAGTATAACAAATCTTTATATAAGAATATTCAGGACATTACAGACACAGTTCGTGAAAAAAGAGATGACAAGATAGTAGCACAGCACAAAAAGAGAGGGAAATTGTTGGCTCATGAAAGAATAAAGCTGCTGATTGATAAAGAGAGTGATTTTCTGGAATTCTCCCCTCTTGCGGCATATCAGAAATACAGCAACCGGTTTCCGGGAGCCGGTATTATAACCGGATTGGGTATTATACATGGCCGGGAAACTATAATTATTGCCAACGATGCTACAGTTAAAGGAGGAACATATGTTTATGAAACCATTAAAAAACACCTCAGGGCACAGGAAATTGCTTTGCAGAACAATATTCCGGTTGTATATCTGATTGATTCGGGTGGTATATACTTACCTGAACAGGCGAATGTATATCCGGATAAGGATCATTTTGGAAAGATATTTTATAATCAGGCGGTTTTATCGGCTGAACGAATACCACAGGTCTCTGTTGTTATGGGCTTCTGTACAGCAGGTGGCGCTTATATTCCGGCAATGAGTGATGAAAGCATAATTGTTAAAGATACAGGTTCAATATTTCTTGCCGGACCACCTCTGGTAGAGGCCGCCACCGGCGAAATAGTGACAATTGAGGAACTGGGCGGGGCATTTGTCCATACATCAATTTCTGGCGTAGCCGATCATTTTGCAGAAAATGAAGAACATGCCCTGTCCTTATGCAGGGACATTTTTCAACATTTTAATAAAACTCAAAAACAGCATCTCGACAGAATTGATCCCAAGGAACCACAATATCCTGTTAATGAGATTTATGGACTTATCCCCTTAAGCAGTAAAAAGGCAATAAATATCTATGAAGTTATTGCAAGACTGGTTGACGGCAGCCGATTACAGGAATTTAAAGCAAACTATGGAAAAACAATTGTAACCGGCTTCGCAAGGATAGAGGGGTATAATATTGGTATCATCGCCAATAATGGTATACTTTTCTCTGAATCAACTCTGAAGGCAACTCATTTTATTGAATTGTGCTGCAGCAGAAACATCCCGATAGTATTTCTTCAGAATATTGCCGGTTTCATGGTAGGTAAAGAATATGAACACAAAGGCATCGCAAAGGACGGTGCAAAAATGATACAAGCAGTTGCGAATGCGAATGTACCAAAATTTACTATCATCATAGGCACATCCTCCGGTGCCGGAAATTATGCAATGGCGGGAAGGGCATTCAACTCCAACCTGCTATTTATCTGGCCGAATTCGAGAATTACAGTAATGGGCGGGGAACAAGCGTCGCATGTATTAGAAAGTATCAGATTAAAGAACGGAAATAATAATCTTTCTGCAGACGACAATGAAATTCTGAAACAGAAAATCCTTAAGGATTTTGATACTGAGAGTTCCTCATTATACAGCACATCGAGAATCTGGGACGATGGAATAATTGATCCTGCTGATACGAGGAAAGTTCTGGCTGCAGCTATATCAATGTCACTGAACAGGCAATTCCCCGAACCAAAGACAGGGGTTTACAGAATGTAAGTTACAAGACTATGTCTGATTTTACAAGAATCGAAACTGAAATAAAGGAGAAACAAATCACTGTTTGGTTAAATCAACCGGAGATTGGAAATGCACTCAATCCACCCCTTATTGAAGAATTAATTAAAGTCTTCAAATGGGTAAGCACTCAGGATAATATAATGGTAATCATCCTGAGAGGGAAAGGGAATTCATTTTGTTCAGGGGCAGATTTAAACTGGATGATAAATTCAGGAGAAAATGATTATCAGGTTTGTTATAGTGACAGCGAAAAACTAGCTGAGTGCTTTCAGATTATTTATCAATCTGATAAAGTTGTCATTAATCTTGTTCATGGAAATGTTTTTGGAGGGGCACTTGGATTCACGGGTGTGGCTGATTTTACTTTTGCAGTAAGAGGAACGAGATTCTGTTTGCCTGAGTTACGCTTAGGGTTAATACCATCGGTTATACTGCCATATTTGCTTACCAAAATCAGACCTTCAGATTTAAAATACCTGACTTTCACTTCCGGAGAATTTACTGCTGAAGAAGCATATGACAGAGGATTTATTGATTTCCTGTGCAATAGTAACGCTGAAATGGAAATCAGTTCTGATGACTTAATTCAAAAAATAAATTCTGTATCAGCTTATGCCCTTACAGAAGCAAAACTTTTATTCAGGGATTTTAACAAGATTCTAATTAATCCTGAAAATATTGAGAATACAGTCAGGACTATCACCAGATTAAAGATGTCAGAGGATTCGAGGGAAAGGATGTCTGCATTTCTAACCAGAAAACAAAATTTGAAAAATATTAAACTTAAATGACCTATTCATGCAGAACAAAATATACTCTCACCCACTATTTACAGAACACCATATTGGATTCAGATCAAAGATCAGATCTTTTGCAGAGCATGAGATAAGACCATTAGCAGCGAAGCTCGATGAGGATGCCTCATTTTCGGCACACCTGACCAGACGTCTTGGAGAAATGGGATTATTAGGTATTTCGATCCCAAAGGAATATGGTGGTCAGAATCTGGATACTCTTTCATATATTATTGCAGTAGAAGAACTTGCCAGAGTTGACAGTTCTCAGGCAGCAACTGTGGCAGCACATAACTCACTTGGTATCGCACCTATTTATAATCACGGAACTGCAGAACAGAAGTCCAGGTATTTGCCTGGTCTAACCAGCGGTGAGAATCTCTGGGCTTTCGGATTAACTGAAGCTGAGGCCGGATCTGATGTAACACGGATTAAAACAAAGGCTGAGCTTGAGAGCGGAAAATGGAATATAAATGGATCAAAACTGTTTATCACCAACTCAGCATCAGGACACTCAGCCGGGATCACAGTCTTAGCAATTACAGGAGAGAATAACAACAAGAAAGAGTTCTCTGCCATTTTGATTGAAAAAGGCAGCGAAGGGTACTTTGCAGAACCTATCACCAATAAGATGGTATGGAGAGCTGTTGATACAGGGAAACTAACATTCAGTAATTGCAGGGTTCCAGAGGGTAACTTACTGGGCAAGAGAGGTGAAGGCATTCACATAATGCTTGAAACAATAGATTCAGGCAGACTTTCTATTGCTGCAATAGGATTAGGTCTGGCACAGGGTGCATTTGAGATGGCATTGGAATATGCGAAAAAAAGAAACCAGTTCGAACAGCCGATCGGAAAGTTCCAATCAATAGCTTTCAAACTCGCTGAAATGGAAATGAAGCTTGAACTGGCCCGAAACACACTCTATAATGCATGTTGGAAAAAAGACTCAAAACTGCCTTTTTCAAAAGAGGCAGCAGTAATCAAATTATACTGTTCGGAAATTGCCAAAGAAATAGCAGATGAGGCAGTCCAGATACATGGAGCCTATGGCTTAATGAAAAACAATGATATAGAGAGGTTTTACCGTGACCAGAGGATACTTCAGATTGGTGAAGGCACTTCAGAAATTCTGAAGGTTTTGATTTCCAGACATCTGGGTCTGTAAATCAGAGAATGAAACAATTTTCTCATCCTGTTGTTAGAATAGAAGTGACATGATAGATTAATCCAATGCAAGTTATAAGTGGTTTCTCAAAACTAAGTCTTTCAGCGAAAACTGACATTCTTGTTAAGAATATCCCCCTCGATCGTTATCAAACGGAGATACTGAAAGCATTTCAAGAAGACTATAAAGGTTTTGGAAGCATCATTCAGGATCTGAGCGAAAACTACATCTCAAATTATGTACTGCCGTTTGGCATAGCTCCGAACTTCCGAATAAACGATAAACTATATTTTGTCCCAATGGTGACAGAAGAGAGTTCTGTGTTGGCAGCCGCTTCTTTTGCTGCAAAATTCTGGAGCCTGAATGGTGGATTTACGTCAGAGGTTAAGGGAACAAAAAAATCAGGGCAAATATACTTTTCATGGCACGGAGATATAGAAAAGCTGCAAAAACTTTTTAATCAGCTTAAGGAAACCCTGAAAGCTTCTGTGAAACATTTCACAGAGAATATGGAAAAAAGAGGAGGAGGAATTACCGGTATAACTTTAAATAAAAACAAGTATAGGACGGATGATTATCATGTAATTGATGTCGATTTTGAAACAGCAGACTCAATGGGTGCCAACCTTATAAATACGTGCCTTGAGACAATGGGATCGGAACTAATTTCCTTCATAAGACGTAATTTCAGTGAATCAGAAGATAATGCAGAGGTAATAATGGCAATATTGTCGAATTATACCCCTGACTGCCTTGTTGAATGCAAAGCAGAATGCGATATCAGTCAATTATCACAGATATCAGGGCATCTTTCACCTGAGCAATTTGCATTAAAATTCATGAAAGCTGTGCAGATCGCTGATGAAAATGTCTCAAGGGCAGTCACACACAACAAAGGTATCTTCAATGGTATTGATGCCGTTTTACTTGCTACTGCAAATGATTTCAGGGCTGCTGAAGCCTGCGGGCATGCTTATGCTGCAAGAGAAGGAAAATACCGATCACTTTCCAGTATCGAGTTGCATAAAAACAGATTTATATATTCCCTCAGAGTACCCCTGTCGCTGGGTACTGTAGGCGGAGCAACCTCAGTACATCCCATGGCCAGACTGGCTCTTCAGATAATGCATAATCCTTCGGCGGGTGAGTTAATGCAAATTGCAGCCAGTGCCGGACTGGCTAATAATTTTTCAGCAGTTCGTTCACTCATAACCGATGGCATTCAGAAAGGCCATATGAAACTCCATCTCAATAATATTCTTAATCAATTCAATGTAACTGATGCTGAGAAAAAATCAGCAGAAGCTTTCTTTATTGACAAACAAGTTTCATTCAAAGCAATATCTGATTACCTGATAAGAATAAGAGAAAAATAATGAAACCGGAAAAGCAGATCTCATGGTTCTCGAATGGTAACCTGATACTATCGGGTGAATACTTCGTGCTTACCGGGGCAAAAGCTCTTGCTGTGCCACTTAAATATGGCCAGAAGATGAGTATATTAAGCAGCAGGAACGGTAACAATACTATTATCTGGAAAACAAATGAGCCTGGTAAACAATGGTTTAACTGTGAACTGAACTGTGAGACCTTAGATATCAAAAATTCTTCAAATACTGAAGTCGTCCGGGAACTGCAAAGCATACTCAGAGCTGTTAAGAAGTATAAACCTGAATTATTCAATAAGGAAATATCATATGAAATTACCTGTGATGTCAATTTCAGTATGGATTGGGGATGGGGAAGCAGTGCGTCTTTAACTGTTAATCTGTCGAAATGGGCAGGAATTGATCCGTTTATGCTTAATAATCAGATCTCAAACGGATCAGGATATGATATTGCAGCTTCATTGTCCTCTGCTCCGGTTATATACCAGATAAAAAATGGTCACCAGGAAACGAATCAAGTGTATTTCAATCCAGTATTCAGTAAATATATCAGCTTCATCTATCTGGGGCAAAAGCAAAGTACAAAGGCAAGTATTGAAAAAAATCTTGAATCAGTAAAAAAAAATGATACTCTGATTCCATTGATAACAAGTCTGACTGAAAAAATAGCCGCCGAAGAGAATGTAGAAGAGTTTGTAAGGTGTATGGTTGAGCATGAAAAAATTATTTCAGGAGTACTTAAGATGAAAAGAATCAAGGAATTGCACTTTCCCGACTTCAAAGGTGAGATGAAGTCACTGGGTGCATGGGGTGGTGATTTTGCAATGGTTGTATCACCCCTTGACATACTAAGTGTAAAACAATATTTTATTAAGAAAAATCTGAATATACTATTCAGATTTGACGAGATTATTAAAAACAAGATTACTGAAATATGATGACTCATTCAGGAAAAGTCACATGGAGAAGTCCATCAAATATTGCAGTAGTAAAATACTGGGGGAAGAAAGGAATTCAGTTGCCAGCGAATTCTTCGATAAGTATGACCCTGTCTAAGTGTTATACGGAGACAACTATTCAATATTCGCAAAAAGTCAATTCAGGAACTCCTTCATTCAGCTTTTTGTTTAATGGTGAGAAGAATATAAATTTTGAAGAAAGAGCAGGCAGGTTCCTTGAAGCAGCAGTAAAAGAGCTGCCCTCACTGAAACATCTTCACCTGAGTATTGAATCGTCCAATTCATTCCCTCACTCGGCAGGTATCGCCTCATCGGCTTCATCAATAAGTGCGCTGTCACTATGTTTTTGTTCTATCAACAGATTAGTGACTAATCCGCAGGAGGATGAAAAGGCATTTTTCAGAAGAGCGTCCCATTTGGCAAGACTTGGTTCAGGGAGTGCCTGCAGATCAGTTTACGGAGGCTGGGTACTCTGGGGTAAGAATGATGAGATACCAGACTCATCAGATAATTATGCAATTGCATTGTCAAAAGAACCTCACAATATTTTCAATGACTTTTATGATGCGATCCTCATTGTCAGCTCGGGGATAAAGAAAGTAACAAGCAGTGATGGACATAAATTGATGGAATCGAATCCATTTAAAGATACAAAATTCAAAACAGGAAATCTTAATGCAATAAAGCTCGTCAATGCATTAAAGGAAGGAGATGAACAACTTTTCAGAATTATCGCTGAAAATGAAGCTATGAATCTGCATGCAATGTTTCTCACATCAGATCCTTTTTATGTTCTTATTAAGCCAGAGACTCTTCAAATCATAGACAGACTAACTAAGTTCAGACAATCATCAGGACTTGAATTCAGTTTCACACTAGATGCAGGTCCCAATATCCATTTGTTGTACCCTGCAATTGCCAGGGAAAGAATAGTATCATTTATTAAATCTGATCTTATATCTTTTTGTGAAAATGGTATCTGGATAGACGACCGGATAGGAAAAGGTCCGGAATTAGTCAATTAATAGCAGTCGAAAGATGTATCCTTCAAAAATTCTTCTTTTTGGTGAATATACGATTCTATTGGGTTCGTCTGCCTTAGCTATTCCGTATAATAAACTATCAGGGGAACTGGCTATAAGTAAACCTGAGCCCAACAAAAAATACAATAAAGAACACAGGTCAAATCAGGTTCTGTTTGAATTATTCAGATATCTCCAAACGGAGGAGGTTAAGAAAATGTTACCATATTCTATTGATTTTAAAACATTTGAACAAGATCTTGTAAAAGGACTCTATTTCAGATCAGATATACCTGAAGAATCAGGACTTGGAAGTTCAGGGGCAGTTGTAGCGGCGATTTTTGAGAGATATATAAAGGTACGTTTGTCTGAGAAGGAACTTCCCGTAATAAAGGAGTGCCTTGGATTGATTGAATCATTTTTTCATGAGACAAGTTCCGGAGTTGATCCTCTTGTAAGCTATGTTAAAACGCCTGTATTAATCAAAAATCATAAAGTATACATGATCTCCGATTCACCTCTTGATGATCACCTTCATACATCAGGAATGTTCCTTGTTCACAGTAAAAAAAACGGGAACACCGGCGAGATGATTAAGAACTTTAAAATCAGAATCAAATCAGATTCCGGGTATCTGAGAAAAGTCAGGGAACAATATATCCCCGTGAATGATGAGTGCATAATTTCATTGTTAAATGATTACAATGCCCTGCATTTTTTCCCGGCAGTCAAAAAACTGATAAGCCTGCAGGTTGAAATATTTGAAAAGATGATACCATCTGCTATTTTCTCATTAGTAAATTACGGACTGGAGAACGACCTGTACTTTCTGAAACTGTGCGGATCAGGAGGAGGAGGTCATTTTATCGGTTTTACCAAA
Proteins encoded:
- the lon gene encoding endopeptidase La; translated protein: MERKFRKSVGEILLPDILDGEGDIIPIIADGDDGELEDVEVPETIPILSLRNTVLFPGVVLPISIGRPRSIQLIKDAYRNDKIVGTVAQKDPDTENPEFKDLHTVGTIGQIVKLLEMPDGSTTAIIQGRKRMVLHELVSDDPYFIARVKTIPEVKPDIISKDFDAIVGSLKDLSLKIIKINPNISPEASFAIKNIENNTYLINFICSNTDIKVQDKQKLLEMTSLRDRGFMLLEFLVQEIQVLELKNELQSKVKSDLDQQQREFLLHQQMKTIQNELGGNPVEKEIEEYRKKAEGKSWNEDVRKVFDKELDKLHRLNPAAAEYSVQVNYIQTLLDLPWNLYSQDNLDLKNARKVLDEDHFGLDEVKERILEHLAVLKLKGDLKSPILCLYGPPGVGKTSLGRSVAKALDRKYVRMSLGGLHDEAEIRGHRKTYIGAMPGRIIQNIKRAGSSNPVFILDEIDKVGQDFRGDPSSALLEVLDPEQNSTFFDNFLEMEYDLSKVLFIATANNLATISPALKDRMEMIEITGYLVEEKLEIAKRHLFPKQLENHGVKADQVTIDKKVMESVIEKYTRESGVRELDKRLAKIVRVTAKNIASETEYSHALTQESLNEVLGPPKYTRDLYAGNDQAGVVTGLAWTAAGGEILFVETSLSRGTGKLTLTGNLGEVMKESAIIALEYLKSNAELLDLPDNFSEKWNIHIHVPEGAIPKDGPSAGITMATSIASAFTQRKVKKYLAMTGEITLRGKVLPVGGIKEKILAAKRASIKEIIVSEENRKDVENIKEVYIRGLKFHYVETIMGVLELALLNQKVKNPKKISFE
- a CDS encoding oligosaccharide flippase family protein; its protein translation is MKRLKFIDNISGLQLYQLMKPVIFLIISIVFTKSHLTRADIGKWEMFMFIAGLMTFFWVTGIIQSLLPLYHRNKTYRKIGDNGTDKSPEIFNAFLLLCFFSLLFFILGHSLKNNFSVFHISGNVPYINLLLLYILLNSPVQIIEYIYLLNNRAYRIFQYGLYTFTAQLLFIIIPLILEQDIIWSIYGLLLITVARWIWLIILLRRYTEMRISVEFMKEHLYLATPLILTTLISGSAQYTDGVIVSAVYRDPAMFAWFRYGAKEFPLVLMLANGLSNAMLPEFSTRERMKESLAKIRAKSKRLMHILFPAAIMMMIFSRWLYPRMFNSEFHKSADIFLIYSLLIIPRLVFPQTIIVGRKKTHITLIAAILELAINIPLSLLMIKWGYNIVGVALSTLIVYIIGKAFLVGYLWYKMKIRPSEYIPLRLYAIYCALISIVFVLIDHRIIDIR
- a CDS encoding enoyl-CoA hydratase/isomerase family protein; the protein is MSDFTRIETEIKEKQITVWLNQPEIGNALNPPLIEELIKVFKWVSTQDNIMVIILRGKGNSFCSGADLNWMINSGENDYQVCYSDSEKLAECFQIIYQSDKVVINLVHGNVFGGALGFTGVADFTFAVRGTRFCLPELRLGLIPSVILPYLLTKIRPSDLKYLTFTSGEFTAEEAYDRGFIDFLCNSNAEMEISSDDLIQKINSVSAYALTEAKLLFRDFNKILINPENIENTVRTITRLKMSEDSRERMSAFLTRKQNLKNIKLK
- a CDS encoding type B 50S ribosomal protein L31, translated to MKTGIHPSNYRFVVFQDMSNGISFLTKSTAPSKENIKWEDGNEYPLLKLEISNTSHPFYTGKMKLVDTAGRVDKFNTRYKDSLGKKK
- a CDS encoding GNAT family N-acetyltransferase; this translates as MQIVEVLSKHDRREFIDFPKRLYKKDPFWVCQLDSALESVFDPATNFTFKHGEAVRWILRDDNGHVIGRVAAFIDRVRSAANSQPTGGLGYFEVIENRDAAFLLFDTARGWLSKRGMAAMDGPVNFGENDNNWGLLVDGFVQQGFGMPYHKKYYRAFFEEYGFKNYFEQYSYHREIRNADKEIVMFPERIMKIAEWLSKRPGYSFRHFEFRNKDKYVNDIVEIYNSTWSVFKEDFTPLDPAFLEESLKKAKYVVDEDLIWFAYFNDRPIAFFILFPDLNQILKHFNGSINPFNMLRFLYFRAAHKMTRMRAIVGGVHPSYQNSGVESAIFLQLYGEFKKKPWFKELELSWVGDYNPKMIAIYEALGAKKAKTHITYRYFINKDLPFKRYKEEMSENQGLNLDIQHNKQ
- a CDS encoding methylcrotonoyl-CoA carboxylase: MLVLKSSVKNHSEEFKANYKYNKSLYKNIQDITDTVREKRDDKIVAQHKKRGKLLAHERIKLLIDKESDFLEFSPLAAYQKYSNRFPGAGIITGLGIIHGRETIIIANDATVKGGTYVYETIKKHLRAQEIALQNNIPVVYLIDSGGIYLPEQANVYPDKDHFGKIFYNQAVLSAERIPQVSVVMGFCTAGGAYIPAMSDESIIVKDTGSIFLAGPPLVEAATGEIVTIEELGGAFVHTSISGVADHFAENEEHALSLCRDIFQHFNKTQKQHLDRIDPKEPQYPVNEIYGLIPLSSKKAINIYEVIARLVDGSRLQEFKANYGKTIVTGFARIEGYNIGIIANNGILFSESTLKATHFIELCCSRNIPIVFLQNIAGFMVGKEYEHKGIAKDGAKMIQAVANANVPKFTIIIGTSSGAGNYAMAGRAFNSNLLFIWPNSRITVMGGEQASHVLESIRLKNGNNNLSADDNEILKQKILKDFDTESSSLYSTSRIWDDGIIDPADTRKVLAAAISMSLNRQFPEPKTGVYRM